AAATTAACCCTAATACAATTTTAGAACTATTTTGCATTCCTTGTAACCATTCAGTTAATCCTGCCATAAATGTACCAATAGGTTCACCTATAACTAATAAAACTATCATCCCTGCTACAAATGACCCAACCAGAGGAATAATAAATATTGGCATTACTGAAGATAATACTTTTGGAACTTTAATTTTCTTTAAATAATATACAACTAATCCAGCTAATATTCCCCCTATAATACCTCCTAAAAATCCTCCTCCTTTATTATTTGCTAAATATGCTGCAATCATACCTGGTGCTATTCCTGGTCTATCAACCATTGAAAAAGCAATAAATCCTCCAAGAACCGGAACAAACAATGTTAATCCTGCAATACCTATATCCGACATACTCTTTAAAAATCCAGTTTCAGGTACAGCAGCTTTACCTGATAGCATTACTGCTATAGCTAATAATACTCCCCCTGCTACAACAAATGGAATCATATATGAAACCCCTGTCATTAAATGTTGTTTCATGTTTTTTAATAGATCTTTC
The sequence above is drawn from the Streptobacillus canis genome and encodes:
- a CDS encoding PTS fructose transporter subunit EIIC encodes the protein MKDLLKNMKQHLMTGVSYMIPFVVAGGVLLAIAVMLSGKAAVPETGFLKSMSDIGIAGLTLFVPVLGGFIAFSMVDRPGIAPGMIAAYLANNKGGGFLGGIIGGILAGLVVYYLKKIKVPKVLSSVMPIFIIPLVGSFVAGMIVLLVIGEPIGTFMAGLTEWLQGMQNSSKIVLGLILGAMIAFDMGGPLNKVAFFFAAATVQTSPNIMAAVGAAICTPPIGLALATFLFRNKFTVDEKESGKAALIMGSVGITEGAIPFAAADPIRVIPSIMVGGAAASVTSLLLNATNNAAWGGLIVLPVVTNRFGYIIAIIVGSVVTALMVSFLKKPISEVIEKKEENNESIELDITF